A stretch of Balnearium lithotrophicum DNA encodes these proteins:
- a CDS encoding helix-turn-helix domain-containing protein yields the protein MKQLKKFKGTSLHISNTPFKKTIKRGTKIKTKLDLTKDPNVRKRLKWIQHYEKHQNARLTCRYFGISPTTFYKWKNRYKKYGLEGLKDRNKRPHRVRQPQ from the coding sequence ATGAAACAATTAAAGAAATTCAAAGGAACATCCCTGCACATATCAAATACACCCTTCAAAAAAACAATCAAAAGAGGAACGAAAATAAAAACAAAACTCGACCTAACAAAAGACCCAAACGTGAGAAAAAGACTTAAATGGATTCAACATTACGAAAAACACCAAAATGCAAGACTAACCTGCAGATACTTCGGAATAAGTCCAACCACCTTCTACAAATGGAAAAATAGATACAAAAAGTACGGTTTAGAAGGCCTCAAAGACAGAAACAAAAGACCCCACAGAGTAAGACAACCTCAGAT